In the genome of Anguilla anguilla isolate fAngAng1 chromosome 15, fAngAng1.pri, whole genome shotgun sequence, the window agTCTGTCACACAGTGCTGCTCaatctcagtcacacagagctgctcaatctcagtcacacagagctgctcagTCTGTCACACAGTGCTGCTCAGTCTCAGTCACACAGTGCTGCTCAGTCTCAGTCACACAGTGCTGCTCAATCTCAGTCACACAGTGCTGCTCagtctcagtcacacagagctgctcagcctcagtcacacacagctgctcaaTCTCAGCTCTTTGAGCTcagtctcagtcacacacagaacctCACAGTCAGTGCTGCTCAATCTCAGTCTCAGTTACACAGAGAAGCCCACAGTCAGTTACGCAGTGCTGCTCAATCTGTCAGTTACACACAGAACCTCACAGTCAGTTACACACAGTCAGAGTGCCTCTCAATCTcagtcacagttacacacacaacctcacagTCAGTTACACACAGTCAGAGTGCCTCTcagtcacagttacacacagtcagagtgcctctcagtctcagtcatggtcacacacagagaagctCACAGTCAGTTACACACAGTCAGAGTGCCTCTCAATCTCAGTCATGGTCACACACAGATAAGCACACAGTCAGTTACACACAGTCAGAGTGCCTCTCAATCTcagtcacagttacacacacaacctcacagTCAGTTACACACAGTCAGAGTGCCTCTCAATCTcagtcacagttacacacagtcagagtgcctctcagtctcagtcatggtcacacacagagaagctcacagtcagttacacacagtcagagtgcctctcagtctcagtcatggtcacacacagagaagctcacagtcagttacacacagtcagagtgcctctcagtctcagtcacggtcacacacagagaacctcacagtcagttacacacagtcagagtgcctctcagtctcagtcacGGTCACAGTCAGAGTgcctctcagtctcagtcacggtcacacacagagaaccTCACAGTCAGTTACACACAGTCAGAGTGCCTCTCAATCTcagtcacagttacacacagtcagAGTGCCTCTCAGTCTCGGTCAcggtcacacacagagaaccTCACAGTCAGTTACACACAGTCAGAGTGCCTCTCAATCTcagtcacagttacacacagtcagagtgcctctcagtctcagtcacagttacacacagtcagAGTGCCTCTCAGTCTCGGTCAcggtcacacacagagaagctCACAGTCGCTCACCCTGAGTGTAGGCGTAGTCGTCAGAGCCAGAGCTGGACCGGCGGGGCATGTGGTTAATCTGGCTGGCGATGTTGCCAGGCAACAGAGAGATGGGCAGGATGGGGGCGGGAGCAGCGGGGTGGTCCGCCTGGTCCACCATGTTGAGCAGCGACTCGGTCTCCACGGTGGGCGACTCCGAGGGGCGCTGGGCCCGCCCCGGCGACACCTTGATCTTGAAGGTGTAGGCGGGGTTGGcgggctggggggaggaggcggggtgGGGCCGGCCGGGGCTTTGGTGGATGTACATGCCCGGGTGGAAGGAGGTCCCCGCGGGCCCGGCCAGGCTGATCCCGCGGGACGGCGagccgggggaggggctggtggaGATGTAGAGGGAGCTCTGCCCCCgctgcgccccctgctggccgggCGCGGGGGAGCTGctgcggggccgggggggcggggccctctGGGGCCCCTCCAGGGGGATCTCCATCTGGTTCTTCAGGTAAGGCAGATAGGCGacgggctgctgctgctgctgctggtgctggtaGGTGGGCGGGCTGATGGGCAGCAGCACGTGGGACGTCTGCTGGATCTGGTGCTGCGGCGAGCTGTAGGGCGAGGGGAACTGCGCGGGGGGCGGCGAGTGGTACACCGTCGGCGCCATCTGCTTGGAGGGGTAGGCGCCGGGGTAGGGGGAGGGCTGGTACACGGGCAGCACCGGCGAGGGCCAGGGCGAGGGCTGCGGGCTCTGGGAGGGGCCCGGCCGGATGTACAGCGTGTTCCCCCCGCTGCCGAAGGCGCAGCCGGGGATCTGCAGCGCCTGGGGGGCGGCCGGGATGTTCTGGGACAGCGTGACGGTGATGGGGTTCATGGCGTAGCGAGGCACCGGGCAGTAGGTGGGCGcggggtgcgggggcggggtgCCGGCCGACCGGCCCTGCTCGTTGATGAAGAAGGGGTTGTACCCGGGCGAGGGGGCCATGGTGGCGGGCGCAGAGTGGGGCTCCGGGAACACCATCTGCGGCTGCTTGgcgccgcccgccccgcccctctggggCTCCAGGTGTCCGTCGCTGGAGCTGTGCACCAGCGTGCGCCCCACCCCGTTGGCCTTGCCCCCCTCCGACAGCGGGTAGCCCAGGCTGCCCAGGTTGATGTGCAGCATGTGGTTGCGGCTCAGCCGGCCCTCCTCCGAGCTGTGGTACTCCTCATACAGGTAGCGGTTACTCTCCTgcgccagcaggtggcagcacaCGTCCAGGTTGTTGTTATTCTGGGGGACGGAGAGGGAAAAAGCAGAGACGGTTGAGACAAGAGTAATTCTCTATTTACAGCCGGCTAATCCGATGCATCTGGTTTATTTTTACACGTAGGCCCGTGTGGCTGGAAGGGGACACGTCAGAACAGACCGGCAGGGGTCAGAACAGACCGGCAGGGGTCAGAGCGGTCCAGTGAAACCCGCTCCGCTCAACGGCGCAATGGGAGCACTCCTGAAATGAAGCCGTGTAGcagagcagtgcatgctgggaaacggcACCGTGACGCAGGTGATGTAAGAATGTGTGCTCGTATTACGCTTTCGCTTAAATCGTTCAAGACGTTTACGTTAATACATAAGAATATAAATGTGACGGCGATATATGAAAATGCAATGCTGTGTGCAAGTCATTGCAATGGGAAAAAAACCTAACGAGGAGAACTCAACACACGTTAATCCTCTTTCAAAACTAAGCCCAAGCAAGTGCATTATAAAGGGATCATTAAGTCAAAACATTCAACTGCATCAATGCGGAAGCAGAGGATTATAGCGGAGTCTTTTCTTAGAAACAAATGCCATTTTTCCTTAAGCAGTATGGGCTGCCCTGCTGAAAAGGGCACTGAGAATCAGATGAAGGCAGACTGGTCACAGCTCTATAGCTGTATAAACCAGCACTCTTCTCCAATTACGTCAAAGGGCCAGATTCTTTTTAGAAATGGTTCATAATGGCCAATCATTTCCCACATACCGATTATGAAGCGGTAGAGGAGTAAAATGTACCCAACGTGTAGAAGCAGAAGCCTCAATAACCCTCTGAatagcagaaaacatttttggaatgtttcttcaaaattctaagccagcgTTCTAGAATTTGCTTTCAGCTACTAGTAGCGATTGTTACGATAGCGTTGGAATATTCAGTTAACAACATTCCGAACACATATttatcttacaccttaaaggctTGAAACATCACAACTGTGTGGAGTAGGAGGCATGTAGGAATTGCTGACTGGAACACGGTCAAGGTTTTGACGCGTCTGAGTAACACAGTCTTTTCCTAATCAATTAGCAGCAGGCCGAGAGTAAGTCAGCAGAGCGGGGAGATTAGCCCCCGGGTGGCTGCTGTACCGCGCCAGTAACAGCCTCTCAGCAGCTGCTCCTCAGACCACATGACCCCCGCGGTCCGAGGCTCCGCCCGAGGCGACGCATTCTCTCACCCTGCCGCTGCTGCGCAGGTGATAAGACGAGCCACATTAGGCACGTTTAACCAGGAAATCAGCAGGGTCAGCTAAAGCTAAGTAAAGGAATGTCGCTACTGAACTGCGCAACACCCGCTATCAGCTGCCTGCCAATGGTGGAGGAACCACAATCCTTTGTGTGTCCAAACCATGGCGTGGGAGTATTTAACACCCAGTGGCAAGGCACACAAGCCACCCTAGCCCAGGTCTCACCTCAGCCAGGTGCTCCTGGACTCCTTACTCTGCTGTACACTGTCTGGTCCTGCTGCTTTCCTATACGATTCTTTAGATCGCATCATCAAAAAAGGGTGTGATCAACGGTTACAGAAGCGGAAGATAATTACAGCCACTTCAAGTATTAACAGGCTTTTAATCACAAGACACAGAGCTGTGCCATATTTTCAAATCAGTGTGTAAATAGGCATGAAAAATGGGTTTTAAGTTAAATCTTACCCAGTTCTGCTGGCTGCTGTATGAAACAAGTCAGCCACTCATTTTGGGGAgatgaggtgtgtgtggtggggtaGGGGCTGTGCTcatggggggcaggggctgtATTCatagggggtttggggggttaaGAAGAGATAAGCACATATGGGtttcaactgaaatgaaatggggCTGTAATTAGGCGGAgggcaggtttgtgtgtgtgtgtgcaggtggggctGTACCTGCAGCAGGTACTGAGACACCACTCCCTCGGGGATCTCGGGGAAGCGCTGCTTCAGGTCGTGCAGAATCTGATAGTCCAGCTGAGGGCCTCCCTGCGCCATCCCCACGGTGAGAAAGTCACTGAGCCCACCACCAACTGTCCTTCTGCCCCGCACTCATCTTCCACtggacacacacaagcacaggtacacacacgcacaaatacacacacacgcacatacagacacacatgcacacacacatacacgcacgcacgcgcacatatacacacacgcacacacgcacgcacacatacacgcgcacacacacaggagacacagacacacagcaagaAGGGTTACAATCCCAATCTGAAATCACTCCAAAGCTTTTCCAGAAAGAGCTACCGAATTAGCCTGGCTAACACAGAGATGCGAACAGCTGCGGGCTCCACGGGAGATGTCGGAAATTAGGATTCACCAGTTCATGAAACAAAACTCCGCAAAGTGAAACCACTCACACAAGCAGGAAATGCCTGGACTGCTTCTCCAGAGACCGTTTCACTCTGATCTTCCGCGATACCAACCCCAGCCACCCATGTCAGCGCGATGGAGACTGATTTCAACAAGGAAGTTTCACTTCCAGAGGAACGTCAGGCGCCAGAGCGCTATCCGCGGCGGTTGCAAGAGAAGGGCAGCTGCCCTTTTCGTGACACATTCACAAAGTCCAAAGGGTGCCAATTCGCAAAATTCCACAGGCCTGATGATGCTCACCCATGATCCTTGCAAAAGTGGAAGCACTGAATGTCATTAGCTAAGTGAAGACTGAAGACACACAAAACGCAGTTAACCACAGATATCTGGCCTAAGCCAGGGCTGCAGTTAAAATGCTGTCCTCTTAGCATTGCTGCTAGAAAAGCCATCAGCCCAGGGGACAGAAAGTGCACTCTTCTTCTAAGCAAAATGACCTGATCCTGGCCTGCCTTCCCAAATATACGATTGCTCCCCATACTAGTAAGAGCAGGGAGAACTGTTTCTTACGGATACCAAAGTACTGGCATGATCCGTCTTACGAATCATTCCAGAAAATGCAATTTGATGCATGtcacacgagagagagagagaactcttCTGAGGAGTGGAGAGGGAAAGGCATGCATGCGTTACTCAAGCCTTAGCAGTTACACGGCCGTTAATGATTAACCTAACGCTTGGATAGTTGTGAACATTCCTCTGCAGATATGATCGACAAGTTTCTCTTCAGGAGAGAAAGTCCTCCAACGCCGTTCTTTCGGCTTCATGAAATCCAGCTCTTTTGCTAGAGACTATGCAAGCTTCTACGGTACAACCTATAGACCATGTCTGAGACCCTATGTTTTCTGTTACGTGCCTTTTTGAGCCAGGACACTTTAGGCAAAACAAATTGAAACACAAGTAACGATAACAAAGCACTCAGAATGTAATGGAAAGAGCTGAGAGGAGAGCCAGAGGACTGTGCTTTCTTACTGGCACACAGAGGCCCATGTTTGCCTTCCTGCTTCAGAAACCCCCACAGAGTCAACAATAAATGACTTTATAAAACACTGAACAAGTGCCCAGACAAGGATCCTTCTGTCAGAAGATAGGTCTGCATTATTCCACTGAACAATGGCATTAATCTGGAGGGCAGTACACGCAGgcaaacacacgtgcacgtgcTCCCGCAAACTGGAGAGAACCACACCTAAAAGGAAACTGAACAATTCAACGCCGATGTCATTTTATGATGGCAGGGCTTCACCACGTACAGTGCGAGCAcacgaccaaaaaaaaaaaacacggttCACCCAGTCGCTCTGTTCcagagccacacacactgcccacgTGCACACGGGTCACAGATTAGACGGGCACAGTCCATAACGGCGTCTCCTCGCGGTCATGAGCTCATCGCCCGCGCGGCGGGCTCCGGGAGGGCCCCGAAGGGAGGCCGGGAGCAGAcgccgccaccaccgccgccgccagcgATGGCACGCGTGACGGAGACGCGCGGAACGCTGCGCTCATATCCCTGGAATCCCGCCACTCGGGAGTGCCTCAACATGGCGCCAGgcgtgaggatgaggagggccACACGATCTGAAGGAAACACGGGCACGTCTCCCCCTCACCAAGGTAATTACCCAACcagcactcagcactcagcCTCCCCTTTGACTCAAACAGGCCCAGTAACACCAGTGCAGTTCACCATCCTGCTGTCCACAAGCCCCTCTGCACATGGCACTGCGGAGGCCACAGTCTACAGTACGTTTGGGGAAAACCTGTGTTTTAGGCCTGGATAGCTAAAGGCACGCATGCCAGGTTAGCTAtgctcctgccattgcccttgatCAAGGCACAggcctcagagctggagctggtcccCAGGTGCCACACTGGcggcccactgctcctaagtagctAGGACAGGTcatcaaatgcagaggacaaattaccccatggggttcaataaagtcTATCTTCTATCTTATAGCTGCAACACTGATATTGATATTACATTTCAGCTTGGTTCCAACTTTGTGCACAGACCATTCACCTATGTGAATTCCTAAGTCATAGCCTTACTGTTCCTAAATAGGGTtttcaattccattttaatttatatttgttcCACTTATGACCGGTGCTAAAAAGGTcatggaatgtaatgtaatgtaatggaaagtgTGAGCCAGTCAATCAGGTAGCAAAGAATGGTAGCCAGAACTGCTCATGTGCAAGAGACTGGTAGCCCTGGGCTACCAACAGTATTGAACTGTGACATTGTTGTCACAGTTCATGTTTGTATTTCCATGCGATTCATACTGCAATGCTTACAACAGTATGGAAATCATCACTGCCATAATAAATTTTATTGATTGGCCTGCATACATTAGACTTATACATTAGACTTATAAGTACTTGTTCAATTAGCAGACGGTTGGTCCTGGATTTAAATCCCCATATTCAACCAATGAGATAAAATATGATCTGCACATCACTTACAGTGTAACAggctaatttattaaaaattatacaGCGGTCCAGAGAAAAGATGTGGAGGACTTCCATCTGTAATATGGTTCCTCAGTACTCCTCTACAGTCTCAGGCTCTTCCTGCTTGGACAGTAACACTTCCTGTCTGGCTTAGCCCAGCCCTCATAGAACTCTAAAATATCATTACTTAAGCCCCACTAacatatatgtatttacattgtATATGAGGTTGCAATGGGATGAGAAATTACAACGAAAATTTCCTGAGGGaggttattacattttttccattttctcccaatttggTAGGCCTAGGCATATTTCTAAATCCAACTACTCTGTTCCATAGGCGCATATCATATTTCCGATAATAGCCCAAGCACACTTAtgcattaatttttatttttttaaatgccttgtTCACCACCTGATATACCATTGGGACCGAGTAGCCCAATCAGAATGTGCTTTGCaggtaaatgtttaaatatttcaaatgctaATTTTCTGAAGGTTTTTGACAAGAAACTAATCTAAATtctaccaaataaaaaaaagtttaaaatagcCCTTTACTTTTGTATGTGAATCAtcattcacatttaatttcattctatACACTACGTCTTGCACTGCAGTAGTATCTTCTGATGGCCTGTTCAAGTTATGCAGGATAATATTGTCCACCACGTAACaacaattaatattaaaaacgCAAGTGTGTGGTTTTGATGTAACTTGGGAACGTTGCAGTGAACTAGAATACTTAACGGAACTTACATTTGAATggcagactttttaaaatgcctgaACATAATTGAAGTTGGCAAATTAGCATTGAAGAATAAGTTAAGCTAACTGAACTGGTGGCTCAACAGACGTGTAGACTTCGGCTCCTTTCTTCAGAACTTGAAATCGAGCCAACCGTGTTGTACTAGCACACAGGTAAACTCAAGCAGAACCTTACAGTTATAAAGTTGTTTTCGTTTTGCGTTTCTTGGTGTTACTGGCCTTCACTCAAATGTGAAGTTGACCCCAAAGGACTTTTgctggaatttattttttatgtccaTATAATATCCATTTGGTCTGCCAGACAGGTGAAGTcgtgaaaaaatatttactaaTAAATCGAATACGTGCGCAGCCCGATTACTGTAGGTTAAGGAGGTTTTTGCACTGGGTGCGGTGCGAGTTCGTGTTCTTGCCAAATTCTTTGTCACTCAGTACATTGTGATTATTTCGATATGTTTCAGGAAGCGGGATATGAACACCTATGTTTGCCAAAGCAGCAAGTGCTGCTATAAAACGCATAGCTCACGACAGTGCAGGGACACCCTGGAATGTATccgtttgttttttggttggcCAGCTGAACTGCCCCTTCCACAAAACACAGATCTGGTGGGCAAACCAATGTAAGAGCGCTACAAACCTAAAGGGTGACAGAGGCTTGATCCTTGCCCCCGTAACAACTCTCTATGCCGACTCCTCGCAAAAATGACAAGACTCTCCTGACACAAACATCACTCCACTTGGTCAAATTATACATGAGaatggacattacattacaggcatttagcagacgctcttatccagagcgacatataTTTAGTCATCTTCTATTTCCGCGGCCTGCTGAAAAACTCGTTCATAATCATTTCGGTTGTGGCCTGTCCTACACCAGCAGGGTGTTCACCGCAGCAGGTTGAATGCTGTACAGTAAAGCGCACCCAGGAAGACAAAAGACAACACCTGCATCAACTATGGTAACGCTAA includes:
- the tab3 gene encoding TGF-beta-activated kinase 1 and MAP3K7-binding protein 3; the encoded protein is MAQGGPQLDYQILHDLKQRFPEIPEGVVSQYLLQNNNNLDVCCHLLAQESNRYLYEEYHSSEEGRLSRNHMLHINLGSLGYPLSEGGKANGVGRTLVHSSSDGHLEPQRGGAGGAKQPQMVFPEPHSAPATMAPSPGYNPFFINEQGRSAGTPPPHPAPTYCPVPRYAMNPITVTLSQNIPAAPQALQIPGCAFGSGGNTLYIRPGPSQSPQPSPWPSPVLPVYQPSPYPGAYPSKQMAPTVYHSPPPAQFPSPYSSPQHQIQQTSHVLLPISPPTYQHQQQQQQPVAYLPYLKNQMEIPLEGPQRAPPPRPRSSSPAPGQQGAQRGQSSLYISTSPSPGSPSRGISLAGPAGTSFHPGMYIHQSPGRPHPASSPQPANPAYTFKIKVSPGRAQRPSESPTVETESLLNMVDQADHPAAPAPILPISLLPGNIASQINHMPRRSSSGSDDYAYTQALLLHQRARMERLVKELLLERQKLEQLKSDVNDMEYDLLQRRFHRVNSSSLIPRPEDMTRLRSLNRQLQIDIDCTLKETDLLQSRGKFDPKAMNNFYDNIQPGPVVPPKPVRKDGGGSSKAAGRPAPRDEDFEGVQWNCESCTFLNHPALNRCEQCEMPRYT